The following coding sequences are from one Leptolyngbya sp. NIES-3755 window:
- a CDS encoding secretion protein HlyD (similar to AA sequence:cyanobase_aa:LBDG_20580), which translates to MKFKPLMKPAGARTVLIGSAIALAFTGFGIFSYSIFRPNSQPSSAQISAPPSNETDAVSALGRLEPEGGVIKVSAPTASTAGFGGSRVERVLVKEGAKVKANQPLAVLDTYQTLLASAMQAEAQVKEAESRLAQVQVGAKQGDINAQRATVLRAQAELPKAEAEYFKVDAEYQKAKRDYDRFTTLFKEGAVNELEVSNRKLTLDTTEKQRQQAAQAVQQAQLELEGARQTLSSVAEVRPTDVQQAQASVQVAMANFQRSKADLDKAIVRAPVDGQVLKIHSDPGEVVGNDGVLDLGRTNQMYVVAEVDENSINKVRAGQRAKITGFAFPGEMMGTVDRVGLQIRKNEVLNTDPVDRTDTRVVEVKIRLDNSGPVAGLTNLQVKVAIEP; encoded by the coding sequence GTGAAGTTCAAACCGCTGATGAAGCCTGCTGGAGCGCGGACTGTCTTGATTGGGTCTGCGATCGCTCTTGCATTCACTGGATTTGGCATCTTCTCGTATTCGATTTTTCGTCCCAATTCACAGCCTTCTTCTGCTCAAATTTCAGCACCACCGTCGAATGAAACTGATGCGGTGAGTGCGTTAGGACGATTGGAGCCAGAAGGCGGCGTGATTAAAGTTTCGGCTCCAACTGCTTCTACTGCTGGATTCGGCGGATCGCGGGTGGAACGAGTCTTGGTGAAAGAAGGCGCAAAGGTAAAAGCGAATCAGCCGTTAGCCGTTCTAGATACTTATCAGACGTTACTGGCATCCGCGATGCAGGCAGAAGCTCAGGTGAAAGAAGCCGAATCGCGGTTGGCTCAGGTACAAGTGGGCGCGAAACAAGGCGATATCAATGCTCAGAGAGCGACCGTTTTGAGAGCACAAGCAGAATTGCCGAAAGCGGAAGCTGAATATTTTAAGGTGGATGCAGAGTATCAAAAAGCGAAGCGGGACTACGATCGCTTTACCACACTCTTCAAAGAAGGAGCAGTGAACGAATTAGAAGTGAGTAATCGTAAGCTCACGTTAGATACGACTGAGAAGCAACGTCAGCAAGCTGCTCAAGCGGTTCAACAAGCGCAACTCGAACTCGAAGGGGCAAGACAAACTTTGAGCAGTGTTGCCGAAGTTCGCCCAACGGATGTGCAACAAGCGCAGGCGAGTGTTCAAGTTGCGATGGCGAATTTTCAGCGATCGAAAGCAGATTTAGATAAAGCGATCGTGCGTGCGCCTGTAGACGGTCAAGTGCTGAAGATTCATTCTGATCCGGGTGAAGTGGTTGGCAATGATGGCGTACTCGATCTCGGTCGCACGAATCAAATGTATGTCGTGGCTGAAGTGGATGAGAATTCGATCAACAAAGTGAGAGCGGGACAACGAGCGAAAATTACCGGATTTGCGTTTCCAGGGGAAATGATGGGAACCGTCGATCGAGTTGGATTACAGATTCGGAAAAACGAAGTCTTGAACACTGATCCAGTCGATCGAACCGATACGAGAGTGGTGGAAGTGAAAATTCGATTGGACAATAGCGGACCCGTTGCAGGATTGACGAACTTGCAAGTTAAAGTCGCGATCGAGCCTTAG
- a CDS encoding hypothetical protein (similar to AA sequence:cyanobase_aa:LBDG_30420) translates to MIITADLLLNYQRCSRRAFLDRYGDAQQKDPPNDYLLKLIQDSAENRRQVLADQEHRAPSYRSGDWQKGADETLDLMRSGIDRIYQPVLITEENGVKLVANPDLLVKQPGQSLFGDWIYVPYDIKLSKRPKQEYQIIVAYFAKVLAAVQGAWAEEAWLILKERGEFAVDLWETIPRMETILSTCIDTLKHQQEPEVFISRSRCSLCHWFSHCYAIAKSENHLSLLPGVTQSRYVQLQALDLTTLEALAETPPTRLEPLPGFGSETAHKIVRQARSTLQNAALLGESLAAHTMGKRPFRMPEIPTAAIELYFDIEAEPSLNLVYLHGILVVDRINQTETFHPLLAETPEEESIVWQKLIDLLWAYPTAPIFHFCPYELQTVERLGKLFETPDELVKPLLSRFIDLHDCVTQTVTLPVESYALKHIARWVGFDWRDSSANGAQSIYWYAQWLATGDRSYLDSIVTYNEDDCRATYQVKEWLVNFLDQAIVQNELGYAV, encoded by the coding sequence ATGATAATTACTGCTGATCTGCTGCTGAACTATCAACGCTGTAGCCGTCGAGCTTTTCTCGATCGATACGGGGATGCCCAACAAAAAGATCCCCCAAACGATTACCTGTTAAAGCTGATACAAGATAGCGCAGAAAATCGGCGGCAAGTCCTAGCAGATCAAGAACACAGAGCACCCTCGTATCGATCAGGCGATTGGCAGAAAGGCGCAGATGAAACTTTGGACTTAATGCGATCAGGAATCGATCGCATCTATCAGCCTGTTTTAATCACTGAAGAAAATGGTGTCAAGCTCGTTGCGAATCCGGATTTATTAGTAAAACAGCCAGGTCAATCGCTGTTTGGTGATTGGATCTATGTTCCTTACGACATCAAACTGAGTAAGCGCCCAAAACAGGAATATCAAATCATCGTGGCTTACTTTGCCAAAGTGTTAGCAGCAGTACAAGGAGCTTGGGCAGAAGAAGCCTGGTTAATTTTGAAAGAACGAGGTGAATTTGCTGTGGATTTATGGGAAACCATTCCACGCATGGAAACAATTCTTTCGACTTGCATTGACACGCTCAAACATCAACAAGAACCAGAGGTATTTATCTCTCGGAGTCGCTGTAGTCTGTGTCATTGGTTCAGTCATTGTTATGCGATCGCGAAATCCGAAAATCATCTTTCTCTACTTCCCGGTGTGACGCAATCTCGCTACGTTCAACTGCAAGCACTGGATCTTACAACCTTAGAAGCTTTAGCCGAAACGCCTCCCACTCGACTCGAACCGCTTCCCGGATTTGGTAGTGAAACCGCTCACAAGATTGTTAGACAAGCACGATCGACATTGCAAAACGCGGCGCTTTTGGGGGAAAGTCTCGCAGCGCATACGATGGGGAAACGACCGTTCCGAATGCCTGAAATTCCGACTGCCGCGATCGAGCTTTATTTCGACATCGAAGCGGAACCGAGTTTGAATCTGGTTTATCTCCATGGAATATTGGTGGTCGATCGAATAAATCAAACCGAAACGTTTCATCCCTTACTGGCAGAAACACCTGAAGAAGAATCGATAGTATGGCAAAAATTGATTGACTTATTGTGGGCGTATCCGACTGCGCCCATTTTTCATTTTTGCCCGTATGAATTGCAGACGGTTGAACGTCTTGGAAAGTTATTTGAAACGCCTGATGAATTAGTCAAACCGTTGTTATCGCGATTCATCGATTTGCATGATTGTGTGACTCAAACTGTTACGTTGCCTGTTGAAAGTTACGCACTGAAACATATTGCTCGTTGGGTTGGTTTTGATTGGCGAGATTCGAGTGCCAATGGAGCGCAATCGATTTATTGGTACGCGCAATGGTTAGCAACAGGCGATCGCAGTTATTTAGACTCGATCGTGACCTACAACGAGGATGATTGTCGGGCGACCTATCAAGTGAAAGAATGGCTGGTAAACTTCTTAGATCAAGCAATCGTACAAAATGAGTTAGGGTACGCGGTGTAA
- a CDS encoding DevC protein (similar to AA sequence:cyanobase_aa:LBDG_20590), which yields MFAIPLAWLQLKREKVRLLVALAGIGFAVILMFLQLGFQDALFESAITLHRNIEGDIFLISPQSTSLISMKSFPERRLFQSLGFSGVKSISPIYIGFGIWKNPFWQGPPAPQTRSILVIGTNPGDDIFAVPGVSENRSKIRLTDVVLFDSASRPEFGPVSDRFKALGSSDPAIRTEVESRRVEIGGLFRLGASFGADGNLITSDLNFQRIFPSRDPSLIDIGVIKLESGANLEATLERFKNLPGERRVDPNKKSEETKEDFVVGDVRVMSKAAFVAFEQNYWKDSTAIGFIFTLGAAIGFVVGTVIVYQILYTDVADHLAEYATLKAMGYKNRYLLSVVFQEALILSVMGYIPGYLLCIGLYNLTRNATSLPLAMTLSRGIIVLCLTVLMCTISGAIAVRKVQQADPADIF from the coding sequence ATGTTTGCGATTCCCTTAGCTTGGTTGCAACTGAAACGTGAAAAAGTTCGGCTCTTAGTCGCGCTGGCTGGAATTGGATTTGCAGTGATTTTGATGTTTCTGCAATTGGGATTCCAGGATGCACTGTTTGAAAGTGCAATTACGCTGCACCGTAATATTGAAGGCGATATCTTTCTGATTAGTCCTCAATCGACTTCGCTGATTTCGATGAAGAGTTTTCCTGAACGGCGATTGTTTCAGTCGTTGGGATTTTCAGGTGTGAAGTCGATTAGCCCGATTTATATTGGGTTTGGGATTTGGAAGAATCCGTTTTGGCAAGGTCCACCCGCACCGCAAACCCGTAGTATTTTGGTGATTGGAACGAATCCGGGCGATGACATTTTCGCGGTTCCGGGCGTTTCGGAGAATCGATCGAAGATTCGTTTAACCGATGTTGTGTTGTTCGATAGTGCGTCTCGCCCTGAATTTGGTCCAGTTTCAGACCGATTTAAGGCATTGGGTTCTTCTGATCCTGCGATTCGGACGGAAGTTGAATCTCGTCGCGTTGAAATTGGTGGATTATTTCGGCTGGGGGCTTCTTTTGGAGCCGATGGTAACTTGATTACGAGCGATCTGAATTTTCAGCGCATCTTTCCGAGCCGCGATCCATCGTTAATTGATATCGGCGTGATCAAACTTGAATCGGGTGCAAATTTGGAGGCAACTTTAGAACGCTTCAAGAACTTGCCTGGTGAGCGGCGAGTTGATCCGAATAAAAAATCTGAAGAAACGAAGGAAGATTTTGTGGTCGGTGATGTGCGCGTGATGTCGAAAGCGGCATTTGTGGCATTTGAGCAAAACTATTGGAAAGACAGCACTGCGATCGGGTTTATTTTCACATTAGGAGCCGCGATCGGGTTCGTCGTTGGAACAGTGATCGTTTATCAGATTCTTTATACGGATGTTGCTGATCACTTAGCTGAATATGCAACTCTGAAAGCGATGGGCTACAAGAATCGCTATCTGTTATCAGTTGTATTCCAAGAAGCACTGATTTTATCAGTAATGGGATATATTCCTGGTTATCTACTTTGCATTGGACTTTACAATCTCACTCGTAATGCGACTTCTTTACCGTTGGCGATGACCTTATCGAGAGGCATAATTGTTTTATGTCTGACCGTTCTCATGTGCACGATTTCTGGTGCGATCGCAGTTCGTAAAGTTCAACAAGCTGATCCGGCTGATATTTTCTAA
- a CDS encoding xanthine permease subfamily protein (similar to AA sequence:cyanobase_aa:LBDG_30250), giving the protein MIRMSAIAVGLLVGYTAAALMGMVNFSTLSQLPLVTLPQPFRYGMSFDFAALIPFLILFPLTAIESVGDLTATSSVSGEPIRGATYFRRIKAGVLADGLNSSLAAMLNTFPITTFSQNTGVIQMTGVGSRYVGFFISGILALLGLLPIIGGIFQAIPQPVLGGATTIMFGSIAVAGIKIVSEEPLDRRSTIIIAVSLAMGLGAAFVPELFAGKPDVIKNIFASATSTGGLTAILLSWLLPHTPPTTPSELPVEEEIVDPV; this is encoded by the coding sequence ATGATTCGGATGAGCGCGATCGCAGTCGGATTATTGGTCGGCTATACCGCAGCGGCATTGATGGGCATGGTGAATTTCAGCACGTTGAGCCAGTTACCACTTGTGACGTTGCCGCAACCGTTCAGATATGGAATGAGCTTTGATTTCGCAGCTTTGATTCCGTTCTTGATTTTGTTTCCGTTAACCGCGATCGAATCCGTGGGCGATTTAACCGCGACCTCTTCAGTGTCTGGAGAACCGATTCGAGGGGCAACTTATTTCCGTCGAATTAAAGCAGGTGTGTTGGCGGATGGTTTGAACTCTTCGCTAGCCGCAATGCTAAATACTTTTCCGATCACGACCTTTAGTCAAAACACAGGCGTGATTCAGATGACCGGAGTGGGAAGCCGCTATGTTGGGTTCTTTATCTCAGGCATTTTGGCATTGTTAGGACTATTACCAATTATTGGTGGAATTTTCCAGGCGATTCCTCAACCTGTTTTAGGTGGAGCGACCACCATTATGTTTGGATCGATCGCAGTTGCAGGCATCAAGATTGTTTCTGAAGAACCGCTTGATCGACGATCGACCATCATCATCGCAGTTTCTCTCGCAATGGGTCTGGGAGCAGCTTTTGTTCCAGAACTATTCGCAGGTAAGCCAGACGTAATTAAAAATATCTTTGCTTCTGCAACTTCGACGGGTGGATTAACTGCAATCTTATTAAGTTGGTTGCTACCTCACACGCCGCCAACGACTCCGAGTGAGCTACCTGTCGAAGAAGAGATTGTAGATCCCGTCTAG
- a CDS encoding MOSC domain-containing protein (similar to AA sequence:cyanobase_aa:LBDG_41700) — MAKLDRILIYPIKSLDGISVSQAKILPGGALEHDREFCMVDENGTWVNGKRSARVHQIRSQFDLKTRIVTLSVQNDRPVRFHLDHGRSGIEGWLSNFFGFRVFLKQDLMTGFPDDPVSPGPTLVSVATLEKAASWFEEMTAESLRSRLRTNLELSEVPAYWEEQLYSADGSAIEFQIGDVQIQGINPCARCVVPTRDAVSGDRYPQFQKVFTTQRKQELPDWAAKERFDHYYRMAVNTRIAPSETGKVLKVGDVLTRSGTS, encoded by the coding sequence ATGGCAAAACTCGATCGCATTCTGATTTACCCGATCAAATCCCTGGATGGCATCTCGGTGAGTCAAGCAAAAATTCTTCCGGGTGGAGCGCTGGAACACGATCGAGAATTTTGCATGGTTGATGAAAACGGAACTTGGGTGAATGGCAAGCGATCGGCAAGAGTTCATCAAATTCGATCGCAGTTTGATCTAAAGACGCGAATTGTAACGCTCTCGGTTCAGAACGATCGTCCTGTAAGGTTTCATCTCGATCATGGTCGTAGCGGAATCGAAGGCTGGCTAAGTAATTTCTTTGGATTTCGAGTGTTTTTGAAGCAAGATCTGATGACTGGATTTCCAGACGATCCGGTTTCTCCAGGACCTACATTAGTGAGTGTTGCAACGTTAGAAAAAGCAGCTTCTTGGTTTGAGGAAATGACTGCGGAAAGTCTGCGATCGCGTCTTCGCACGAATCTAGAACTCTCAGAAGTTCCTGCCTATTGGGAAGAGCAACTTTATTCAGCAGATGGAAGTGCGATCGAGTTTCAAATCGGGGACGTTCAGATTCAAGGGATTAATCCTTGTGCCCGATGTGTCGTTCCAACTCGTGACGCGGTTTCGGGCGATCGATATCCTCAGTTTCAAAAAGTTTTCACGACTCAGCGCAAACAAGAATTACCGGATTGGGCAGCAAAAGAGCGATTCGATCACTACTACCGCATGGCAGTCAACACTCGAATCGCTCCTTCTGAAACTGGAAAAGTTTTAAAGGTTGGGGATGTTCTAACGCGGAGCGGGACGAGTTGA
- a CDS encoding photosystem Q(B) protein (similar to AA sequence:cyanobase_aa:LBDG_13760) translates to MTTTLQRRESGNVWERFCNWVTSTDNRVYVGWFGVLMIPTLLSATICYIIAFIAAPPVDIDGIREPVAGSLLFGNNIISGAVVPSSNAIGLHFYPIWEAASLDEWLYNGGPYQLVVFHFLIGVFAYLGRQWELSYRLGMRPWICVAYSAPVSAATAVFLIYPIGQGSFSDGMPLGISGTFNFMIVFQAEHNILMHPFHMLGVAGVFGGSLFSAMHGSLVTSSLVRETTESESQNYGYKFGQEEETYNIVAAHGYFGRLIFQYASFNNSRALHFFLGAWPVVCIWFTALGVSTMAFNLNGFNFNQSILDSQGRVVNTWSDMINRANLGMEVMHERNAHNFPLDLAVGDQTPVAVQAPSING, encoded by the coding sequence ATGACCACAACCTTACAACGCCGCGAAAGTGGCAATGTGTGGGAGCGTTTCTGTAACTGGGTCACTTCAACCGATAACCGGGTCTATGTAGGCTGGTTTGGCGTGTTGATGATCCCCACGTTGCTCTCCGCAACCATCTGCTACATTATCGCTTTCATCGCTGCTCCTCCTGTAGACATCGATGGCATTCGTGAACCTGTTGCAGGTTCCTTGCTGTTCGGCAACAACATCATCTCCGGTGCAGTTGTGCCTTCTTCTAATGCGATCGGCTTACACTTCTACCCGATCTGGGAAGCTGCTTCCTTAGATGAGTGGTTGTACAACGGCGGTCCGTACCAACTCGTCGTCTTCCACTTCTTGATCGGCGTATTCGCTTACCTCGGTCGTCAGTGGGAACTTTCCTACCGCTTGGGAATGCGTCCTTGGATCTGCGTTGCTTACAGCGCTCCGGTGTCTGCTGCAACTGCTGTGTTCTTGATCTACCCGATCGGACAAGGATCGTTCTCGGATGGGATGCCTTTGGGAATCTCTGGAACCTTCAACTTCATGATCGTGTTCCAAGCCGAGCACAACATCTTGATGCACCCGTTCCACATGCTTGGTGTAGCCGGTGTATTCGGTGGATCGCTCTTTAGTGCAATGCACGGTTCATTGGTCACTTCCTCGTTGGTCCGTGAGACTACCGAATCTGAGTCGCAGAACTACGGCTACAAATTCGGACAAGAAGAAGAGACCTACAACATCGTTGCAGCACACGGCTATTTCGGTCGGTTGATCTTCCAATACGCATCGTTCAACAACTCTCGCGCCCTGCACTTCTTCTTGGGAGCATGGCCCGTCGTTTGTATCTGGTTCACCGCATTGGGTGTGTCCACGATGGCGTTCAACTTGAACGGATTCAACTTCAACCAGTCGATCCTGGATTCTCAAGGTCGCGTGGTGAATACCTGGTCTGACATGATCAACCGTGCGAACCTGGGGATGGAAGTGATGCACGAGCGCAACGCTCACAACTTCCCGCTCGACTTGGCGGTAGGTGATCAAACACCTGTTGCAGTTCAAGCTCCTAGCATCAACGGCTAG
- a CDS encoding ABC transporter ATP-binding protein (similar to AA sequence:cyanobase_aa:LBDG_20600) codes for MANDSIIDIQSVNHYYGTGRLRKQILFEVTTAIEPGEVVIMTGPSGSGKTTLLTLIGALRSTQEGSMRVLGQELFNASERELVELRRNIGYIFQAHNLLNSLTARQNVQMSIELHTDIPQARSREMAESMLSAVGLGEWVNQYPSELSGGQKQRVAIARALVCNPKIVLADEPTAALDKKSGRDVVEIMQNLAKKQGAAILLVTHDNRILDIADRIINMEDGRLTSLEVSPA; via the coding sequence ATGGCAAACGATTCCATCATTGATATTCAGAGCGTCAATCACTACTACGGCACAGGGCGATTGCGGAAACAGATTCTCTTTGAAGTCACAACCGCGATCGAGCCTGGAGAAGTCGTGATTATGACGGGTCCTTCTGGTTCTGGAAAAACAACTTTGCTGACCTTGATCGGGGCACTCCGATCGACTCAGGAAGGCAGTATGCGAGTCCTTGGACAAGAACTGTTTAATGCTTCAGAACGGGAACTCGTTGAACTGCGGCGAAATATTGGGTACATTTTCCAGGCTCATAACTTGCTGAATTCGCTGACGGCTCGACAAAATGTGCAAATGTCGATCGAGCTTCATACTGATATTCCTCAAGCTCGATCGCGTGAAATGGCAGAATCGATGTTGTCAGCGGTCGGACTCGGTGAATGGGTGAATCAGTATCCGAGTGAGCTATCTGGCGGACAAAAACAGAGAGTTGCGATCGCTCGTGCGCTCGTTTGTAATCCGAAAATTGTTTTGGCAGACGAACCCACCGCTGCGCTGGATAAAAAATCAGGTCGAGACGTGGTGGAAATTATGCAGAATTTGGCGAAGAAACAGGGAGCCGCAATTTTGCTAGTGACGCACGATAATCGAATTTTGGATATTGCCGATCGCATTATCAATATGGAAGACGGGCGACTCACTTCTCTTGAAGTCTCACCTGCGTAA
- a CDS encoding xanthine permease subfamily protein (similar to AA sequence:cyanobase_aa:LBDG_30250) — MVQQNQASELERLMDEDHVPRPSELIYGLHDRPPLTETIFVAIQHVLASFVGIVTPPLIICTNLGLPPADTSYLISMSLFASGVCTFIQCKTFGPIGSGLLSLQGTSFAFLGSILGVGLTAIQGGRTPQQALALIFGVCFFGAFVNVLLSRFLHLLSKVVTPVVSGTLVMLIGLSLIQTGIISMAGGRAAIANKTFANTQNLALGGGVFLIVILLSGGDNEATKQTGSRKWRSDLAGKRCVFGV; from the coding sequence ATGGTTCAGCAAAACCAAGCCTCCGAACTCGAAAGACTCATGGACGAAGATCATGTGCCGCGTCCATCCGAACTGATTTATGGACTGCACGATCGCCCGCCCCTAACCGAAACGATTTTCGTCGCAATTCAGCACGTTTTAGCTTCGTTTGTCGGAATTGTCACTCCACCGCTAATCATTTGCACGAATTTGGGACTTCCGCCCGCAGACACAAGCTATCTCATTAGTATGTCGCTGTTTGCATCGGGTGTTTGTACTTTCATTCAGTGCAAAACGTTTGGTCCGATCGGGTCAGGATTGCTCAGTTTGCAAGGAACGAGTTTTGCTTTTTTGGGATCGATTTTGGGAGTCGGACTGACGGCAATTCAAGGCGGACGCACTCCACAGCAAGCATTGGCGCTAATTTTTGGAGTCTGCTTTTTCGGGGCATTCGTGAATGTGCTTTTGAGCCGTTTTCTACATTTGCTCAGTAAAGTAGTCACTCCGGTCGTGTCTGGCACATTGGTGATGTTGATCGGATTAAGCTTGATCCAGACCGGAATTATCAGTATGGCAGGGGGACGAGCCGCGATCGCAAATAAAACGTTTGCCAATACCCAGAACTTAGCGCTTGGTGGCGGCGTGTTCCTGATTGTGATCTTGCTTTCAGGGGGTGACAACGAAGCTACAAAGCAGACTGGATCAAGGAAATGGCGTTCAGACCTCGCTGGAAAAAGGTGCGTTTTTGGGGTTTGA
- a CDS encoding hypothetical protein (conserved hypothetical protein;~similar to AA sequence:cyanobase_aa:LBDG_41710) produces MRLKLTAPLQILFLIGLSLAIVSGSVHRVTAATPETAPAELKNAIAQIDAAANRRNIQEVLKFYSPNFTHSDGLNRQTLEQSLSQLWKQYPTLTYKTELQSWEPSQNGFQAVTVTRITGTQTRDGQQVRLDATLRSRQQFQNRAIVRQEILSERNLITTGEKPPSVKVNLPEQVRPGQEFSFDAIVQEPLENDLLLGAVVQEPVNSTGYLKPATADLDVLNSGGLFKVGKAPSTAGSQWVSAVLVRHGGMTMVTQRLNVVGGGSTRPAPR; encoded by the coding sequence ATGCGCTTGAAATTGACTGCCCCGCTGCAAATTTTGTTTCTGATTGGTTTGAGTTTGGCGATCGTATCCGGTTCAGTTCATCGCGTTACTGCCGCCACTCCAGAAACCGCTCCGGCAGAATTGAAGAATGCGATCGCTCAAATCGATGCCGCCGCGAACCGCAGAAATATTCAAGAAGTGCTTAAGTTCTATAGTCCGAATTTCACGCACTCGGATGGGCTGAATCGGCAGACTTTAGAGCAATCTTTGTCGCAACTTTGGAAACAGTATCCAACGCTCACTTATAAGACGGAATTGCAATCTTGGGAGCCGAGCCAGAATGGATTCCAAGCAGTGACGGTCACGCGGATTACCGGAACTCAGACAAGAGATGGACAGCAAGTGAGATTAGATGCCACTTTGCGATCGCGTCAACAGTTCCAAAATCGAGCGATCGTGCGGCAAGAGATTCTGTCTGAGAGAAACCTGATTACAACCGGAGAAAAGCCGCCTTCGGTGAAAGTGAATCTACCGGAACAAGTGAGACCTGGACAGGAATTTAGTTTTGATGCGATCGTGCAGGAACCGCTTGAGAATGATCTTTTACTCGGTGCAGTGGTTCAAGAGCCTGTGAATTCTACTGGGTATCTCAAGCCTGCGACTGCTGATTTAGATGTGTTGAACTCTGGTGGATTGTTCAAAGTGGGCAAAGCTCCGAGTACTGCTGGATCTCAGTGGGTGTCTGCGGTTCTGGTTCGACATGGTGGAATGACGATGGTGACTCAGCGATTGAATGTCGTGGGTGGCGGTTCAACTCGTCCCGCTCCGCGTTAG
- a CDS encoding transposase (similar to AA sequence:cyanobase_aa:LBDG_56430), with product MLPIFYQSCLKSQLSAAQFITLEILVELLQQERRITIERLATLFPQPILFESRRRNLQRFLSLPQMTPEALWFPIAKQWIKQHIPRGQTLQIALDRTQWDKHNLMMVSFIYQNRAIPLYWIWLDKQGQSSLKDQQKVLRPVFQLLKKRRFVLLGDREFHSIELAAWCVQNRVSFVFRLPKSTTVQPETGASFSRLDHLPQVPGAAEQYLQIQVTQKRGFGRHNLVIYQKRAYARSTTPEVWYLLTNLTDVNQVLFHYDFRFCIEPGFKDLKSGGYHLEDCHADPRRFTALLVLMTLAYSLASIQGHRIRKKQVQRYVGRVKEPKRTQNRHSQFWIGLYGSLWIGSLNLWSTLAHQLMALKPQKRTFFQRGLNAISLIQSAL from the coding sequence ATGTTGCCTATATTCTATCAATCCTGTTTGAAATCGCAACTCTCGGCTGCTCAATTCATCACGCTCGAAATCCTTGTCGAACTGTTGCAGCAAGAACGCAGAATTACGATTGAACGACTTGCAACGCTATTTCCCCAACCGATTCTATTTGAGAGTAGACGGCGCAATCTGCAACGATTCCTGAGTTTGCCCCAGATGACACCGGAAGCGTTATGGTTTCCCATCGCTAAGCAGTGGATTAAGCAACACATTCCGCGTGGACAAACCTTACAGATTGCACTTGACCGAACGCAATGGGATAAACATAACCTGATGATGGTCAGTTTTATTTATCAGAACCGAGCCATCCCGTTGTATTGGATATGGCTCGATAAACAAGGACAGAGTTCTCTCAAGGATCAACAAAAAGTGTTGCGCCCTGTATTTCAATTGTTGAAAAAACGTCGCTTTGTCTTATTAGGAGACCGAGAATTCCACAGTATCGAACTCGCTGCTTGGTGTGTGCAGAACCGAGTCTCGTTCGTGTTTCGTTTACCGAAGAGTACGACTGTTCAACCAGAGACAGGTGCAAGCTTTTCGCGCCTTGATCACCTGCCGCAAGTTCCCGGTGCTGCCGAACAATATCTGCAAATCCAAGTGACACAAAAACGCGGGTTCGGCAGACATAATCTGGTGATTTATCAGAAACGCGCTTATGCTCGATCCACAACGCCTGAGGTGTGGTACTTGCTCACCAATCTCACTGATGTCAATCAAGTGCTGTTTCACTACGATTTCAGGTTCTGCATCGAGCCAGGATTTAAGGACTTGAAATCCGGTGGCTACCACCTCGAAGATTGCCATGCTGATCCACGTCGATTTACCGCTCTACTCGTACTCATGACCCTCGCCTATTCACTCGCTTCAATCCAGGGACATCGCATTCGCAAAAAACAAGTGCAGCGCTATGTCGGTCGAGTCAAAGAACCCAAACGCACTCAAAATCGCCACAGCCAATTTTGGATCGGCTTGTATGGAAGTTTATGGATTGGCAGTCTCAATTTGTGGTCAACCTTGGCGCATCAACTCATGGCACTCAAACCCCAAAAACGCACCTTTTTCCAGCGAGGTCTGAACGCCATTTCCTTGATCCAGTCTGCTTTGTAG